The following are encoded in a window of Anoplopoma fimbria isolate UVic2021 breed Golden Eagle Sablefish chromosome 3, Afim_UVic_2022, whole genome shotgun sequence genomic DNA:
- the prdx1 gene encoding peroxiredoxin-1 translates to MAAGKAQIGKLAPDFTAKAVMTDGQFNDLKLSDYRGKYVVFFFYPLDFTFVCPTEIIAFSDAADDFRKIGCEVIGASVDSHFSHFAWINTPRKQGGLGPMKIPLVSDTRRTISTDYGVLKEDEGIAYRGLFIIDDKGVLRQITINDLPVGRSVEETMRLVQAFQFTDKHGEVCPAGWKPGSDTIKPDVQKSKDFFSKQ, encoded by the exons ATGGCTGCAGGCAAAGCACAAATTGGAAAGCTGGCCCCGGACTTCACAGCTAAGGCGGTGATGACGGACGGACAGTTCAACGACCTGAAGCTTTCAGACTACAGAG GGAAATATGTCGTCTTTTTCTTCTACCCACTGGACTTCACCTTTGTTTGTCCAACTGAGATCATCGCTTTCAGTGATGCTGCCGACGACTTCAGGAAGATCGGCTGTGAGGTCATAGGCGCCTCTGTTGACTCACACTTCTCCCATTTTGCCTG GATCAACACACCACGAAAGCAGGGCGGTCTGGGTCCCATGAAGATTCCCCTGGTGTCAGACACACGGCGCACCATCTCCACAGATTATGGCGTCCTAAAGGAAGATGAGGGCATTGCCTACAG AGGTCTGTTCATCATTGACGACAAGGGCGTCCTGAGACAGATCACCATCAACGACCTCCCAGTTGGACGCTCTGTTGAAGAGACCATGCGTTTGGTCCAAGCCTTTCAGTTCACTGACAAACACGGAGAAG TCTGCCCAGCCGGCTGGAAACCAGGAAGTGACACCATCAAACCCGACGTCCAGAAGAGCAAAGACTTCTTCTCCAAGCAGTAA
- the LOC129088865 gene encoding nuclear autoantigenic sperm protein-like, which translates to MEEANKLIGTGKKHLVMGKVVEAVGALQEACGMLAQKYGDTADECGEAFFWCGKALLDLARMENSVLGNALEGVPEEEDEEKPKDSNVDSTENFDEKTRDELRVQVYDAMAEKKNEDAKGEQSKDEEKKGDAVKAEAADEKENPAKEGNDEDKNSKCNKSEDKEAEKKSGDKEEEAEDGEEEDCDDAEMEADSEEQGEEDGAAEKDSDEEEEVGNLQLAWEMLEVAKVIYKRKETKEDQLMAAQAHLKLGEVSSESGNYTQALEDFQECLKLQVKHLDSDSRLLAETHYQLGLTCSLDVQFGRAIEELKSSISVIKSRLEKLKELLDKAEGPDALPEERKEMEELKALLPEIQEKVEDATEGLKMTSAAAEAVKGSLDGGSTSSAFPASTTQNGDSSSSSKFTGVSTNGVSSTNGHASKAPVSNISHLVRKKRKPEESPVKEGVMKKVKQNDGESNAVQKAKGNTNGHADSTEVKSQ; encoded by the exons ATGGAGGAGGCCAACAAGCTCATCGGCACGGGCAAGAAGCACCTGGTGATGGGGAAGGTGGTGGAGGCGGTGGGCGCCCTGCAGGAGGCCTGCGGCATGCT AGCTCAGAAGTATGGCGACACAGCAGACGAGTGTGGAGAGGCTTTCTTCTGGTGTGGTAAAGCGCTGCTGGATTTGGCACG GATGGAGAACTCGGTCCTGGGTAATGCTCTGGAAGGAGTAccagaagaggaggatgaagaaaaaCCCAAAGACTCAAACGTTGACAGCACAGAGAACTTTGACG AGAAGACCAGAGATGAGCTGAGGGTGCAGGTGTATGACGCCATggcagagaagaaaaatgaagacGCCAAAGGGGAGCAGAGCAAAGACGAAGAGAAGAAAGGGGACGCAGTAAAGGCTGAGGCTGCTGATGAGAAAGAGAACCCTGCAAAGGAAGGGAACGATGAggacaaaaacagcaaatgtaataaaagtgaAGACAAGGAAGCTGAGAAAAAATCAGGAGAtaaggaggaggaagcagaag atggggaggaggaagacTGTGATGATGCAGAAATGGAGGCTGATTCAGAAGAGCAAGGCGAAGAAGATGGTGCTGCTGAAAAG gacagtgacgaggaggaggaggtggggaacCTGCAGCTCGCCTGGGAGATGTTGGAAGTAGCCAAAGTCATCTACAAAAG GAAAGAGACTAAAGAGGATCAACTCATGGCAGCCCAGGCTCACTTGAAACTGGGTGAAGTTTCTTCTGAATCAG GAAATTACACTCAGGCGTTGGAGGATTTCCAGGAGTGTCTGAAGCTGCAGGTGAAGCACCTGGACTCAGACAGCCGCCTGCTGGCTGAGACCCACTACCAGCTCGGTCTGACCTGCAGCTTGGATGTCCAGTTCGGTCGGGCCATCGAGGAGCTGAAGAGCTCCATCTCTGTCATAAAGAGCAGACTGG AGAAACTGAAGGAGCTGCTGGACAAGGCTGAGGGTCCGGACGCTCTGccagaagagaggaaggagatggaggagctgaaggcTCTGCTGCCAGAGATccaggagaaggtggaggacgCCACAGAGGGCCTGAAGATGACGAGCGCGGCTGCTGAGGCTGTGAAGGGTTCACTG GATGGAGGCTCCACTTCCTCTGCATTCCCCGCCTCCACTACGCAGAACGGCGACTCCTCATCCAGCTCAAAG TTTACCGGCGTGTCAACCAACGGAGTCAGCTCTACCAACGGACACGCCTCCAAAGCTCCAGTCTCAAATATCTCCCACCTGGTCAGGAAGAAG AGGAAACCAGAGGAGAGTCCGGTGAAGGAGGGCGTGATGAAGAAGGTGAAGCAGAATGATGGAGAGTCTAACGCTGTTCAAAAAGCCAAGGGAAACACTAATGGACACGCTGACAGTACTGAAGTCAAGAG TCAGTGA
- the gpbp1l1 gene encoding vasculin-like protein 1: MAQHDFVPAWLNFSTPQPAKSPAANLEKQGEPHHHRDGRNSVSRRRHNSSDGFFNNGSLRAPAGDGWQQPSLLLRHDSVDSGVAKGGHGGLAGGSCWKETPSWHGAPRGAQDGHHHQGRHPKRVGVDRDRQAGHRQRNGNFHPRKGPSYQDKFPNEERKDGKDDKLKFVEEDFPSLNPETTGKPGTQMRAVAPHAGVWENPPSGKQMVSKMLVIKKVSKEDSSTAFSAGFATAGALPTNGSKVPITGSSIYKNLVPKPAVAPTKSTQWKSSGREITKSGLHMPGRDSVFTSPVSAAKPSTPVSAPPHNTPKEHPSSTTPPIDIAPSRLKLMRRGPDRKSEFLRALKDEGTGELVTSSSPGTSGEGESSTPEPKAYSEEVCHENGLSYSLSDSDTEHLSSSLEAEHRLLKAMGWQEYPENDDNFLPLTEDELREFQTKTEQLKRNGMQRNGALPRARGVTLHFTPWRSVAEANVEEGSESETSSSSQTSDDDDCIKS; this comes from the exons ATGGCGCAGCATGACTTTGTCCCTGCCTGGCTTAACTTCTCCACGCCCCAGCCTGCcaag TCCCCTGCTGCCAACCTTGAGAAACAAGGTGAGccccaccaccacagagacGGCAGAAACTCTGTGAGCCGCCGCCGCCACAACTCCTCTGATGGTTTCTTTAACAACGGCTCCCTGCGCGCTCCAGCAG GTGACGGATGGCAGCAGCCCTCTCTGCTTCTGAGGCATGACTCGGTGGACTCGGGGGTGGCCAAAGGAGGGCATGGCGGGCTGGCAGGGGGCTCCTGTTGGAAGGAAACACCCAGCTGGCATGGAGCGCCGCGGGGTGCCCAGGACGGCCACCACCACCAGGGACGCCACCCCAAACGGGTAGGAGTCGACAGGGACAGGCAGGCGGGGCACCGTCAGCGCAACGGCAACTTTCACCCCCGCAAGGGTCCCTCGTACCAGGACAAGTTCCCCAACGAGGAACGCAAAGACGGCAAGGACGACAAGCTAAAGTTTGTGGAAGAGGACTTT CCTTCACTCAACCCTGAAACAACTGGAAAGCCCGGGACTCAGATGCGAGCAGTGGCTCCCCATGCTGGAGTTTGGG AAAACCCCCCTAGTGGCAAACAGATGGTGTCCAAAATGCTGGTTATCAAAAAGGTTTCCAAGGAAGATTCCAGCACAGCCTTCTCTGCGGGGTTTGCCACTGCTGGCGCCTTGCCCACCAACGGCAGCAAAGTTCCCATTACAGGCTCCAGCATCTACAAGAACCTGGTCCCAAAGCCCGCTGTGGCTCCCACCAAG agCACCCAGTGGAAATCCAGTGGTAGAGAGATCACTAAGTCTGGCCTCCACATGCCAGGCCGAGATTCAGTCTTCACCAGCCCCGTCTCTGCAGCCAAACCCAGCACCCCAGTCAGCGCACCACCGCACAACACCCCGAAAGAG CACCCTTCCAGCACTACTCCTCCCATAGACATTGCCCCGTCGAGGCTGAAGCTAATGCGACGCGGTCCGGACCGCAAGAGTGAGTTCCTGCGAGCTCTCAAGGACGAGGGAACTGGAGAGCTGGTGACGAGCAGCAGCCCAGGAACATCTGGAGAA GGTGAAAGCAGCACCCCAGAGCCCAAAGCCTACAGCGAGGAAGTCTGCCACGAGAATGGTCTGTCCTACTCCCTCAGTGACTCGGACACTGAACACCTGTCTAGTTCCCTGGAGGCAGAGCACAG GTTGCTTAAGGCCATGGGCTGGCAGGAGTACCCAGAAAATGATGACAACTTCCTGCCTCTGACCGAGGACGAGCTGAGAGAGTTCCAGACTAAAACTGAGCAG CTGAAGAGGAACGGCATGCAGAGGAACGGGGCTCTCCCAAGGGCACGGGGTGTGACCCTCCACTTCACCCCCTGGAGGAGTGTGGCCGAGGCGAACGTCGAGGAGGGCTCCGAGTCCGAAACCAGTAGCAGCAGCCAGACCTCTGACGACGACGACTGCATCAAATCCTAA
- the LOC129113798 gene encoding transmembrane protein 69-like gives MIRLASWRRIISGVPVWRCLQQTIRAPNYTTKAQLPFRSRASSGLMPSRLTPTSRLSSIRPVSWPVSRLCHRDSQGNSERRDSKEGFSLRALTQSPTPALYLGISGLIPFLSAPLLMAATQSFYPELAYAQVVYGASIVSFLGGARWGFALPAGSPAQPDWMNLGNSVVPSLLAWMALLCRDNIAEGALVVIMGLGLSLHYDLTLLPGYPSWFKAMRTLLTLVATFSLVATLTIKKFCTEKKFKEIQN, from the exons ATGATAAGACTTGCATCTTGGAGACGCATCATATCTGGG GTTCCAGTATGGAGATGTCTTCAGCAGACAATCAGAGCACCAAACTACACGACAAAAGCTCAGCTGCCGTTTCGCTCCAGAGCCTCCTCAGGGTTAATGCCATCCAGACTGACTCCCACCAGCAGGTTGTCCAGCATCAGACCTGTGAGCTGGCCAGTCTCCCGTCTCTGCCACAGGGATTCACAAGGCAACTCAGAGAGACGCGACAGCAAAGAGGGTTTCAGTTTGAGGGCCCTCACCCAGTCTCCCACACCAGCTCTTTACCTCGGTATCTCGGGGCTCATCCCTTTCCTGTCTGCCCCTCTCCTGATGGCCGCCACTCAGTCTTTCTATCCTGAACTGGCATATGCTCAAGTGGTCTATGGAGCCTCTATAGTTTCCTTCCTGGGAGGGGCCCGCTGGGGGTTTGCCCTCCCTGCCGGAAGTCCTGCTCAGCCTGACTGGATGAACTTGGGCAACAGTGTGGTGCCTTCACTTCTGGCCTGGATGGCACTGCTCTGCAGGGACAATATTGCAGAGGGAGCCCTGGTAGTTATAATGGGACTAGGTCTCTCTCTGCACTATGACCTGACCCTGCTGCCTGGTTACCCTTCCTGGTTCAAAGCCATGCGAACTCTCCTCACACTTGTCGCCACCTTCTCACTGGTGGCTACCCTGACAATTAAAAAATTCTGCACTGAGAAGAAGTTCAAAGAGATTCAGAACTAA
- the ipp gene encoding actin-binding protein IPP gives MSSTSMSTTTGCVGDAAAAMATQASEQALLASDRYARLILAQMNKMRLRTDFCDVGLKVGSRVFKVHRLVLAASSPYFSALFSGGMREADKEEVQILGVETEVFEVLLDFIYTGVISVTVENVQEMMVAADMLQLNEVVSICGEFLKGHMDPSNCVGIFQFLEQIACMDMLEFTENYIHVHFLEVCVTDEFRGLSKDQLVRLLRSEELRIEDEYQVFTAAMDWVLQDVAKRKKHVVEVLEPVRFPLLSPQRLFKYIEGITDFSLRVALQTLLKEYTEVTKSPKENKMYSQLQPAKMRPRRKARKYLYAIGGYTRLQGGRWSDSRALSCVERFDTFNQYWTTVSSLHQARSGLGVSVLEGMIYVVGGEKDSMIFDCTERYDPVTKQWAAVASLNFPRCGVGVCPCHGALYALGGWIGSEIGKTMERYDPEENKWEVIGSMAVPRYYFGCCELQGFIYVIGGISDEGMELRSAEVYDPISRRWSALPVMVTRRAYVGVACLNNCIYAVGGWNEALGALETVEKYCPEEEKWVEVAPMSTARAGVSVSAVNGLLYAVGGRAASRDFSAPVTVDSVEIYDPHLDTWTEVGNMITSRCDGGLAVL, from the exons ATGTCCTCCACCTCAATGTCAACAACCACTGGCTGTGTCGGTGATGCTGCAGCTGCCATGGCAACCCAGGCGTCCGAGCAGGCTCTGCTGGCCTCAGACCGCTACGCCAGACTCATCCTGGCCCAGATGAACAAGATGCGGCTCCGCACAGATTTCTGCGACGTGGGGCTGAAGGTTGGCAGCCGGGTCTTCAAGGTCCACAGACTGGTGCTTGCTGCCAGCAGCCCTTACTTCTCCGCCCTGTTCTCCGGGGGGATGAGGGAGGCGGATAAGGAGGAGGTGCAGATCCTCGGAGTGGAGACTGAAGTCTTTGAGGTTTTGCTGGACTTCATATACACAG GTGTTATCAGTGTGACAGTGGAGAATGTCCAGGAGATGATGGTGGCAGCAGACATGCTGCAGCTGAACGAGGTGGTGTCTATCTGTGGAGAGTTCCTCAAGGGCCACATGGACCCGTCCAACTGTGTGGGCATCTTTCAGTTCCTGGAGCAGATCGCCTGCATGGACATGTTGGAGTTTACTGAGAACTACATCCATGTTCACTTTCTGGAG GTGTGTGTCACCGATGAGTTCAGGGGCTTGTCGAAGGATCAGCTGGTGAGGCTGCTAAGAAGTGAAGAGCTGAGGATTGAGGACGAGTACCAGGTTTTCACTGCAGCCATGGACTGGGTTCTCCAAGATGtggcaaaaaggaaaaaacatgtaGTGGAGGTGTTGGAACCAGTCCGCTTCCCCCTGCTCTCTCCACAGAGACTATTCAAGTACATAGAGG GTATTACAGACTTTAGCCTGCGGGTGGCACTGCAGACTCTGCTGAAGGAATACACTGAGGTCACAAAGTCtcccaaagaaaacaagatgtaCAGTCAACTACAACCAGCCAAGATGAGACCCAGAAGAAAAGCCAGGAAATACCTCTATGCCATAG GAGGCTACACTCGGTTGCAGGGCGGCCGCTGGAGTGACAGCCGGGCGTTGAGTTGTGTGGAGCGCTTCGACACCTTTAACCAGTACTGGACCACCGTGTCGTCGCTGCACCAGGCCCGCAGCGGGTTGGGGGTCTCGGTCCTGGAGGGCATGATCTATGTGGTGGGAG GAGAGAAAGACTCAATGATTTTTGACTGCACTGAGAGATACGACCCAGTGACCAAGCAGTGGGCCGCTGTGGCGTCTCTGAACTTTCCGCGCTGTGGAGTCGGTGTCTGCCCCTGCCATGGAGCTCTGTATGCACTTG GTGGTTGGATTGGCTCTGAGATTGGGAAGACCATGGAGCGATACGACCCAGAGGAGAACAAGTGGGAGGTCATCGGCAGCATGGCAGTTCCACGGTACTATTTTGGCTGCTGTGAGCTACAAG GGTTTATTTACGTGATCGGAGGAATCAGTGATGAAGGAATGGAGCTGCGTTCAGCCGAGGTTTATGACCCTATCTCCCGCCGATGGAGCGCTCTGCCCGTCATGGTCACACGTCGAGCCTATGTGGGCGTCGCCTGCCTCAATAACTGCATTTACGCGGTGGGCGGCTGGAATGAGGCCCTGGGTGCACTGGAGACAGTGGAGAAGTACTGTCCAGAAGAG GAGAAATGGGTTGAGGTGGCTCCAATGTCTACTGCTCGTGCAGGCGTGTCGGTGTCCGCTGTTAATGGGCTGCTGTACGCCGTCGGTGGCAGAGCCGCCAGCAGAGACTTCTCAGCCCCGGTGACAGTGGACTCAGTGGAAATCTATGACCCACATCTGGATACCTGGACTGAAGTTGGCAACATGATCACCAGCCGCTGTGACGGCGGGCTAGCTGTGCTCTGA